From Antennarius striatus isolate MH-2024 chromosome 14, ASM4005453v1, whole genome shotgun sequence, the proteins below share one genomic window:
- the tfap2e gene encoding transcription factor AP-2-epsilon isoform X1: MLWKSRTKTDGLQDRADGLSGSSPSGRLSQLSSLNQAAYSSAPPLCHTPASDFQPPYFPPPYPQSSLPYSQSQDSAYSHLSDPYPSINSIHQHQQAAWHSQRSRTEEGGLLSQSHRALSLDPRREYPAVPRLLHGLGEGAAALGDGPLGMHLGHHGLEDLQGMEEGSALGILDHSVIKKVPIPSKLNGSSLSALSLGKEGIGVGAVSNPAEVFCSVPGRLSLLSSTSKYKVTVGEVQRRLSPPECLNASLLGGVLRRAKSKNGGRCLRERLEKIGLNLPAGRRKAANVTLLTSLVEGEAVHLARDFGYVCETEFPARATAEYLCRQSEPDQLPTRRSMLLATKEICKEFVDLMSQDRSPLGGSRPTPCLEPGVQGSLTHFSLLTHGFGTPAICAALSAFQSYLMEAIKMLDKGEGGGKSHHDKEMKHRK, translated from the exons ATGCTCTGGAAATCACGAACTAAGACTGATGGTCTGCAG GACCGCGCAGACGGACTAAGCGGCTCTTCGCCGAGTGGGCGCCTCTCCCAGCTGTCCTCCCTCAACCAGGCCGCCTACTCCTCGGCTCCCCcgctctgccacactccagccTCTGACTTCCAGCCGCCGTACTTTCCTCCCCCTTACCCCCAGTCCTCCCTGCCATACTCCCAGAGTCAGGATTCAGCATATTCCCACCTGTCAGACCCTTACCCCTCCATCAACTCCATCCATCAACACCAGCAAGCGGCATGGCACTCGCAGAGGTCGCGCACCGAGGAAGGGGGTCTCCTGTCACAATCGCACCGGGCTCTGAGCCTCGACCCCCGACGGGAATATCCAGCTGTTCCTCGGCTGCTGCACGGTCTCGGAGAAGGTGCTGCCGCTCTCGGGGACGGTCCTCTTGGGATGCACCTGGGACATCATGGCCTGGAGGATCTGCAG gGAATGGAGGAAGGATCAGCCTTGGGCATCCTCGACCACTCTGTCATTAAAAAAG TTCCAATCCCATCCAAGCTGAATGGGTCATCCCTCTCAGCCTTGTCCCTGGGTAAGGAGGGTATCGGGGTGGGAGCCGTGTCCAACCCGGCTGAGGTTTTCTGTTCAGTCCCCGGCCGCCTCTCCTTGCTCAGCTCCACCTCCAAATACAAGGTGACGGTTGGGGAGGTGCAGCGACGCCTGTCCCCCCCTGAGTGCCTCAACGCCTCCCTGCTGGGTGGAGTCCTCCGCAG GGCAAAGTCAAAGAATGGTGGCCGCTGTCTGAGAGAGCGTCTGGAGAAGATTGGCCTCAACCTGCCCGCAGGGCGACGCAAGGCAGCCAACGTCACTCTCCTAACATCTCTGGTGGAGG GTGAGGCCGTCCATCTGGCGCGGGACTTTGGatatgtgtgtgaaacagagtTTCCAGCCAGAGCTACAGCTGAATATCTGTGCAGGCAGAGCGAGCCGGACCAGCTCCCCACGCGACGCAGCATGCTGCTGGCCACAAA GGAGATCTGTAAAGAGTTTGTGGACCTGATGTCTCAGGACCGCTCCCCGTTGGGTGGCAGTCGGCCCACCCCCTGCCTGGAACCCGGAGTACAGGGGAGCCTAACCCACTTCAGCCTCCTCACCCACGGCTTCGGTACCCCGGCAATCTGCGCCGCTCTGTCAGCATTCCAGAGCTACCTGATGGAGGCCATCAAAATGCTGGacaaaggagagggaggagggaagagTCACCACGACAAGGAGATGAAGCACCGCAAATAG
- the tfap2e gene encoding transcription factor AP-2-epsilon isoform X2, translating into MLIHTYSAMDRADGLSGSSPSGRLSQLSSLNQAAYSSAPPLCHTPASDFQPPYFPPPYPQSSLPYSQSQDSAYSHLSDPYPSINSIHQHQQAAWHSQRSRTEEGGLLSQSHRALSLDPRREYPAVPRLLHGLGEGAAALGDGPLGMHLGHHGLEDLQGMEEGSALGILDHSVIKKVPIPSKLNGSSLSALSLGKEGIGVGAVSNPAEVFCSVPGRLSLLSSTSKYKVTVGEVQRRLSPPECLNASLLGGVLRRAKSKNGGRCLRERLEKIGLNLPAGRRKAANVTLLTSLVEGEAVHLARDFGYVCETEFPARATAEYLCRQSEPDQLPTRRSMLLATKEICKEFVDLMSQDRSPLGGSRPTPCLEPGVQGSLTHFSLLTHGFGTPAICAALSAFQSYLMEAIKMLDKGEGGGKSHHDKEMKHRK; encoded by the exons ATGTTGATCCACACCTATTCGGCTATG GACCGCGCAGACGGACTAAGCGGCTCTTCGCCGAGTGGGCGCCTCTCCCAGCTGTCCTCCCTCAACCAGGCCGCCTACTCCTCGGCTCCCCcgctctgccacactccagccTCTGACTTCCAGCCGCCGTACTTTCCTCCCCCTTACCCCCAGTCCTCCCTGCCATACTCCCAGAGTCAGGATTCAGCATATTCCCACCTGTCAGACCCTTACCCCTCCATCAACTCCATCCATCAACACCAGCAAGCGGCATGGCACTCGCAGAGGTCGCGCACCGAGGAAGGGGGTCTCCTGTCACAATCGCACCGGGCTCTGAGCCTCGACCCCCGACGGGAATATCCAGCTGTTCCTCGGCTGCTGCACGGTCTCGGAGAAGGTGCTGCCGCTCTCGGGGACGGTCCTCTTGGGATGCACCTGGGACATCATGGCCTGGAGGATCTGCAG gGAATGGAGGAAGGATCAGCCTTGGGCATCCTCGACCACTCTGTCATTAAAAAAG TTCCAATCCCATCCAAGCTGAATGGGTCATCCCTCTCAGCCTTGTCCCTGGGTAAGGAGGGTATCGGGGTGGGAGCCGTGTCCAACCCGGCTGAGGTTTTCTGTTCAGTCCCCGGCCGCCTCTCCTTGCTCAGCTCCACCTCCAAATACAAGGTGACGGTTGGGGAGGTGCAGCGACGCCTGTCCCCCCCTGAGTGCCTCAACGCCTCCCTGCTGGGTGGAGTCCTCCGCAG GGCAAAGTCAAAGAATGGTGGCCGCTGTCTGAGAGAGCGTCTGGAGAAGATTGGCCTCAACCTGCCCGCAGGGCGACGCAAGGCAGCCAACGTCACTCTCCTAACATCTCTGGTGGAGG GTGAGGCCGTCCATCTGGCGCGGGACTTTGGatatgtgtgtgaaacagagtTTCCAGCCAGAGCTACAGCTGAATATCTGTGCAGGCAGAGCGAGCCGGACCAGCTCCCCACGCGACGCAGCATGCTGCTGGCCACAAA GGAGATCTGTAAAGAGTTTGTGGACCTGATGTCTCAGGACCGCTCCCCGTTGGGTGGCAGTCGGCCCACCCCCTGCCTGGAACCCGGAGTACAGGGGAGCCTAACCCACTTCAGCCTCCTCACCCACGGCTTCGGTACCCCGGCAATCTGCGCCGCTCTGTCAGCATTCCAGAGCTACCTGATGGAGGCCATCAAAATGCTGGacaaaggagagggaggagggaagagTCACCACGACAAGGAGATGAAGCACCGCAAATAG